From Sphingobacterium bambusae:
CTGCCGCATGGCATAAAAACGGCCGTTGCCCAATATAACACCTATAGCCTGCGGTCCTTCTTGGATCAGGGCGGTGACATCATGCACATGGTATTTGATATTTTCTGTATAGTCGGTCGGCGATGGCGCAAGCACTTGGTTGCCCACTTTTTTGCCATTGATGTAAAGTTCATATAGACCCAGCCCCATAATATAGGCCGTTGCTTCTTTCAGGGGTTTACGCAGGGTGAACTCCTTTCTAAAGTAACGTGCCGAGAGCTGTCCGGAATCTTTGTTGTCGGAGGGAAAATATTTATCGAAACCAATCCAACGCCCCAGCCAGTCTTTATAGTACAACAGGCCCATGCGCCAAGATGCAGGAACTGACCAAGAAGATTCGCCCTTATTGGTGTACACCTTTACTTTCCAAAATACCGCTTCGCGGGATGAAAGTCCTTTGCCGGCATAATAGGCACTGATGCTATTGGACGACTTCGTTAGGCCCGAGTCCCAAAGATCACCCACATTTTGGTTTAGCTTTTCCAAGGATGAAGCGACAAGAATGTGGTATGCAGTTTGTTTTACGGCCCTTTCGGATGCTTCGATTTTCCAGCTCAAGCGAGGCTGTTGTTTATCGATGGTCTGTGGATTATCGAGCAATTCGCAACGCAGATCGCGCACATGCGTACTAGCCCGCAGATCAACAAGGATCAGGGTACAGACAAGGATTAACAGATATTTCAGCACATTCATCTTTATTCGCTTTGCGGTCTACTGCCCAGAAAAATCAAAATACAGTTGCATATGTAATGCCCGTATGGGCTCTTTCTCGAAATCGTAGTACACATGCTTCATGCCCATAGGGCCTGTGGTCTCCGGCTTTTGTGTTTTTGTACCAATGGCCGAGATACCGTTCATAAAGGAGATATCACCCGAAGGGAAGGTTGGTTCCATATTTTTCCAATCGGTATCCTGTTGTTCCTTTGGAGTGTACAAGCGTAAAAAGACATCCTCCCGGTCGGTAAAAACACGAAATGATTGTGATTTCAGCTTAAATGTCGCCCAGTACATATTGGCGTGGTATCCTTTAAATTCAGGATATTCGAAAGGCACTTCGCCGGTCGCAACATCGTTGTAGGCTTTTTCCCATATACCGAAACGGTTACCCTTTATTCTGTTTTTCCATACTCGGTATGGACCCATCCCCATGTATTCCACGCCTTCGATTTCCTTTTCAGGCAGATCAAAATTTACCCCCACAAAACGGGTGAAGTAGCTTTCCGGAAAATACTGCACGTGCATTTTCAACTGGCCGGAAGGATAGATTGTCCATTGCAGGGTATTGTAGCTTTCTTTTTTATCAAAAGCCGATTCGATGATCAAGGTATCGGCGAGACGACGCATGCTGAACGACTTGTAGTTGTTTACCGCTTCCTGCAATACGGGGCCTTTGCCAAAAGGAATCAATCCTTTTCCGTTTTTCACTTCCTCTAACAGGCCGGTCGTCTTATCAAATCGATAGTGGATGCCGCCAGCCTGTACCAAAAAGGCATCTGCGGTCTCCTGCGCTTCCACTTTATCACCAGCGGTTTTCAGCTTCGTCGCCGCAATGCGGCTGGGCAGGCTTATCGGAAAGCTCCAGGTGAATATTTCCTTGCCATTGCTATCGTTGGCCTTGATGTACAGCGCATCGTAGCTGTGCCAATCTGCCGGCAGATCAACCTTTAGTATCCCCTTGGCATAGGGTGCAATATTTGGAGAAGCCATAGTGCCAGTTTTTGAACTCGCCGAAGTTCCTTCCAGCTTGCTTAGTTCATAGCTAAAGCTACAGTTTGCAGTATTGGTAAAGGCATAGCGGTTTTCAATCGTGAATTCGCCGTTAAAAGCAGCAGTCATTTCCCTTTTTTCGAAGAAGATGGGACTCCACACCTCTTTTATGGTGTAAAAACTTCCTTCCCGTTCATAATGAGGACCAACGATGCCATCGGCTCCTCGATTGCCATCAGTATCCAATATACCGCCCTTATCGGTGCGTTTTATACCCTGATCCTGGAAGTCCCACAGGAAGCCTCCTGCCGACAGAGGATTGGCCCACATAGCTTTCCAATAATCTTCAATGCCTGCACCATGTCCGCCATCATACATACCATGCAGAAATTCGGTAGGCATCACGATATTATGACCATGGTCATACGTACCGATACCGTAATTGTACTCGCGGTAGTGGGTCGTTTCGAACCCTCCATATACGGCCCAAGGATAGATAAGCGGTCGTTTCTGTATGTCCTGTTCAAAGAATGTCGCATCCAGCTCTGGGTTATGCCCACCTTCATTGCCATTTGCCCAAAAGATAATGGAGGGATTGTTTTCGGACACGCGGATCATCTCTTTCAGCAATTTCGTGCCCGTTGGCGTATCGTAATGCCCATGCCAGCCCCCCAATTCATTCATCACATATAGTCCAAGCGAGTCACAAACGTCCAAAAAATGGCTATCGGGCGGATAGTGCGCCATACGGACGGCATTCATATTCATCTCTTTCATCAGCAATACATCGTGGACACTTAATGCTTTGCTCGTTGTACGTCCCGATTCTGGATGAAAGGAATGTCTGTTTACGCCTTTAAATTTTATTTTCTGCCCATTGATGTATACGCCGTCACGTTGGCGTACCTCAATCGTCCGGAAACCTACCTGTTGATGGATACGGTGCTGTTCTTTTCCTTTTTGCGAGAGGATCACCTCTGCTTTGTATAGATTGGGAAATTCGGCCGACCAAAGTGCTGGCTTTTCAAACGTCCCTTCGACCCAGGTTTCCGCTCCTTGCACGGCTTGGTGTATGGGCTTACCAAAGGCTTTGCCCTCGGCATCGTAAAGCTGCACGGCTACTGCATCGGCTGTTCCTTTCGTGTGTAGCTTCATGCGCAGTGATCCATCGGCTTTGGCATCGACCGATAGGCGTTCGATGTGGTTCTTCGGCAGAATCTCCAAAAATACGGGTCTGAAAATACCGCCGAACACCCAAAAATCGCCTTCGCGTTCAGCCGCATTGACGGATTTATTGGCTGAATGTTTAGCGACCTCTACTTCGAGCAGATTCTCCTTGCCCCACTGTAGAAACTTGGAAATATCGTAGGAAAAGGTGTAGAAAGCGCCTTGATGTGGCGTGCCCACCAATTTACCGTTTACCTTCACCTGCGCATCGGTCATGACTCCTTCGAAAACCAGATTTACCTGTTTGTCCTTCCAACGGCGATCCACGGTGAAACGATGTCTGTAGCTTCCGATCTCTTTCCCCTTATCCGCCTCTTTATTGAAACCATAATTGTATTTTCCGAAGCCTTGGAGCTCCCAGTTGGACGGAACGGGAATCGTGGTCCATTCACCGGCCTTCATGCCTTCGGACACTTTAAAATCCCACAGGATGCCATCATCTTTCCCTTTTCCGGACAGGTATTGCTTTACCGATTCCTGGGCCATCGTGCGGCCAGCAAAGGTAAGGAGTAGGCTGTACAGGAAAATACGGGTATAAAACT
This genomic window contains:
- a CDS encoding glycoside hydrolase family 2 TIM barrel-domain containing protein; the protein is MKFYTRIFLYSLLLTFAGRTMAQESVKQYLSGKGKDDGILWDFKVSEGMKAGEWTTIPVPSNWELQGFGKYNYGFNKEADKGKEIGSYRHRFTVDRRWKDKQVNLVFEGVMTDAQVKVNGKLVGTPHQGAFYTFSYDISKFLQWGKENLLEVEVAKHSANKSVNAAEREGDFWVFGGIFRPVFLEILPKNHIERLSVDAKADGSLRMKLHTKGTADAVAVQLYDAEGKAFGKPIHQAVQGAETWVEGTFEKPALWSAEFPNLYKAEVILSQKGKEQHRIHQQVGFRTIEVRQRDGVYINGQKIKFKGVNRHSFHPESGRTTSKALSVHDVLLMKEMNMNAVRMAHYPPDSHFLDVCDSLGLYVMNELGGWHGHYDTPTGTKLLKEMIRVSENNPSIIFWANGNEGGHNPELDATFFEQDIQKRPLIYPWAVYGGFETTHYREYNYGIGTYDHGHNIVMPTEFLHGMYDGGHGAGIEDYWKAMWANPLSAGGFLWDFQDQGIKRTDKGGILDTDGNRGADGIVGPHYEREGSFYTIKEVWSPIFFEKREMTAAFNGEFTIENRYAFTNTANCSFSYELSKLEGTSASSKTGTMASPNIAPYAKGILKVDLPADWHSYDALYIKANDSNGKEIFTWSFPISLPSRIAATKLKTAGDKVEAQETADAFLVQAGGIHYRFDKTTGLLEEVKNGKGLIPFGKGPVLQEAVNNYKSFSMRRLADTLIIESAFDKKESYNTLQWTIYPSGQLKMHVQYFPESYFTRFVGVNFDLPEKEIEGVEYMGMGPYRVWKNRIKGNRFGIWEKAYNDVATGEVPFEYPEFKGYHANMYWATFKLKSQSFRVFTDREDVFLRLYTPKEQQDTDWKNMEPTFPSGDISFMNGISAIGTKTQKPETTGPMGMKHVYYDFEKEPIRALHMQLYFDFSGQ